The Glutamicibacter mishrai DNA window CGGTGATATGGCTGGGACGCAATGCGGTGATTTCACCGAACCTCATCCCGGTGTAAACCTTCAGATCCACCATCCGTCGATACACCTCATCTGGCATTGCGTCGATGAGAGCTTGAATCTCGTGCTTCTCTAGGAATACGGGGTCGCGGGTCTTCTTGACGGACTTGGGGGAGCGCACACCCTCAGCAACGTTGGCTTTGATGCGTGGCTTGTCCTGACGTAGCTCGGTGCGGATCGCGGCTGATAGGAGCGCATGAACGTTCTTCTTAGTCTTGGGCGACCTGTCTAGCTCATCGAACCATGTGCGCACTTGGCTTGTGGTGAGAACGTCGATAGGTGTTTCGCCAATGCCGGTACCGGTGAAGTAGATCCTGAGCATGCCCCGGTAGGTTTGCACCGTCCCTGGCTCCACCTCGCCACCAAGATTCTCGATGTGATGCTCTACGAGCTCTCGCACTGTTGGAGCTGTAGACAACGATCTGAGCTTCGCCTGCTGCGCGATGTTCATGCTGTTGTTGTTCGCGTCCAAGAATCGCTTAAGGTCTTTCGCCTTTTCCTCGTCGTTGCGATATGTCCGCTGCTGAAGTGTTCCGTCTGGTTCTCGCCAGACTACACGGTAGCTGTACCCGTGCTTGAGCGGTCGTTTCTGTATTGTCGCCACTTCTACCTCTATCCTCGGCTGTCCGATCCTTAAGGCAACAGATCCGGGATTTAAGGCAACAGGCCAAAAGTAGGTAAGAAAAAACCCCGGAATCACATGGATCCCGGGGCTATTCTACGCGGTGACGGTGGGATTTGAACCCACGGTACGGGGTTACCGTACACAACATTTCGAGTGTTGCACCTTCGGCCGCTCGGACACGTCACCAGACCTGATAACTCTATACCGAACCAAAGGTGATTACAAAAACGAGAGCCCGATATTCAGTGCGAAGTGGCTCGAAACACACATTTCAGCCGGTTCAGCCGCGCTTGCCTCGGAAAAACTCGCGCAGCAGGTCCGCGCATTCTCGTTCCTTGACCCTGGAATAAACTTCGACCCAATGGTTCAAGCGCGGTTCGCGCACGATGTCGAATACCGATCCGCAGGCACCGGCTTTTTCATCCCAGGCGCCGAAAACAAGCTTGGGGATCCTGGAGAGCACGATCGCCCCGGCGCACATGGCGCAGGGTTCCAGAGTGACGACCAGGGTGCAGTCGGCCAAGCGCCAGCCATCATCTTCGCCACGTTCTTCCAGAGCGCGCACCGCATTGCGAATGGCGACCACTTCGGCATGGGCGGTGGGATCCTTGACCGCTTCGCGCTCATTGCGCCCGGTGGCCAGAACCTGGCCTTCGGGAGAGATGATGACCGCGCCGATCGGCACGTCGTCCGTGGCCAGCGCCGCTCGCGCCTCGTCCAGAGCGAGGTCCATCCAGGCATCGTATTCGTGCAGCATAGTGCTTTTACTCTACGTGCTGGCGCCCGATTCCTGTTTCTTTGGGCACACCAAACTCGTTTAACAGCGGAATTTCGGGCAATTTCCTCGATTCGCCCGCCGGTGTGCTGATAGATTTCTACTTATGCGCGTACAGGTAGTCGACCACCCGCTGGTGGCACACAAGGTTTCGGTTCTTCGAGATAAGAACACCCCGTCTTCGATCTTCCGTCAGCTCACTGACGAACTGGTCACCCTGCTGGCTTACGAGGCAACCCGAGAGGTGACGACCGAAAGCGTTCAGGTTGAAACCCCGGTTGCCACCACCATCGGCACTGCCATTGCCAAGCCAACCCCGCTGGTTGTCCCGATCTTGCGCGCCGGCCTGGGCATGCTCGAAGGCATGACCCGCCTGGTGCCAACCGCAGAGGTCGGCTTCCTGGGCATGGCTCGCAACGAGGAAACCCTCGACATCATCACCTACGCCGACCGCGTGCCTAACGACCTGACCGGCCGCCAGGTCTTCGTCCTGGATCCGATGCTGGCCACCGGCGGCACCCTGGCCGAGGCCATCAAGTTCATTTTCGATCGTGGCGCCGAGTCCGTGACCTGCATCTGCCTGATCGCAGCTCCAGAGGGCGTGGCCCGTTTGGAAGAGATCCACGGCGACGACGATCGCGTGCACGTGGTGCTGGCTTCGCTGGATGAGAAGCTGAATGAGAAGTCCTACATCATCCCGGGCCTTGGCGACGCCGGTGACCGACTGTACGGTGTCACCCCGCCGATTGCCTAACCAGCATTAAGCACTAGCCCGAAGGCCGCGGTCATCAGACCGCGGCCTTCGGCATATCCGGCTGAGGTTCCTCGCCGGCAAGCGGCAGGCGGACCTCGAAGACCGTATTGCCAGGCTCGGAGGTCACCGAGATGGTGCCGCCGTGGGCTTCGACGATGCTCTTGGCGATCGGCAGGCCCAGCCCGGTGGTGCCATCGGACCCCGAACGCGCCTTGTCGGCACGGGTAAAGCGTTCGAAGACCTTTGGCAGGAATTCAGGCGCGATGCCTTCGCCGGTGTCATGGACTTCCAGCACCGCTTCATCGGTTTCATCATCCTGGTCCACCGTGACGGTGACGGTATTGCCAGCCGAGGTGTGCTTGCGCGCGTTGGCCAGCAGGTTGGTGATCACCCGGCGCAGCGAGGCGGAGTCGCCGAAGACCGTGGTCTGCTCGGCCAGGCACTCGAAGTCCCACTGATGGTCGCGCGCGGTCAGCTTGAAGTCCTCGGTGATGTCGGCCGTGAGCATGCCCAGATCCAGGTTGCTGCGCTTGAACGAATTTTCTTCGTCCAATCGAGCCAGCAGCAACAGATTCTCCACCAGCGATCCCATGCGGCTGCTCTGCTGCAGCACCCGGTCGACGGAGCGCTGTCCGTCCGGGGAGAAATGCTCGGTGGCGGAGAGCAGCTCGGTGTAGCCGCGAATCGAGGACAGCGGGGTGCGCAGCTCGTGGGAGGCATCGGCGACAAACTGGCGCATCTGGGCCTGCGATTTCTCACGCGCGGTCAAGGCCGTGGAGACATTGCTGATCATGGCGTTCAGCGCGTTGCCCACATTGCCGACCTCGGTTCCCGGGACCGCATCCTCGGAAGGAACCCGCTGGGTCAGCGCCACCTTGCCCGAATCCAGGTCTTCGGCCGCCACGGATGCGGCCACGGAGGCCACGCGTTTGAGCGATGCCAGCGAACGCGAAATCAGCCACGAACCGGCCAGCCCCGCGCCGGCGATCAGGATCAAAGCTATGAACAGGGTCAGCCAGGCCATGCCGCGCAGCGCCAAGTCCGTGCTGTGCAATGGCAAGCCGACGATCAAGATGCCGTTGGAGCCGGAGTCCTTCACCGCGACCAGGTAGTAGTCGCCGACCGTCAGGTGGGCTCGGACCGGATGGAAATTGTCCTTGTCCGGGTGCAGGTCGCTGAGCTCGAGATCCACCATCGGGATGGCGTCTTCCTGGCTAAGCTGCTGCAGCTCGCCGGTGCGTTCATCAAGCACGCCGCCGTTGAAAACGTACTTGTCCACAAAGCGCGCGGTGAGCGTGCCGGCGGCCTGGCCCGGCGCATCCAGGCGCGAGTTGACCGCTGGAGCGCCCTGCGAATAATTCAGCGCGCGTTCGGTGGTCAGCCGCAGCTGGCTGTTGAGCTGGTCCATCAGGGTCTGCCGCATGCCGGCGTTGTAGAGCACGCCGAGCAGGACCGAGACGGCGGTGAGCGAGGTCAGCAGGATGAGCAGGAGCTTGCGCTGTAGCGAATGCGGGGAGCTGACCTTGGTGCTAGGGGAGAAAAAACTCATGCCGCCGGCTTCAGTACGTAGCCGACGCCACGCACGGTGTGGATCATTGGTTCCGCGTCGACGTCGATCTTCTTGCGCAGGTATGAAATGTAGAGTTCGACGATATTTGCCTGGCCGTCGAAGTCGTAGTGCCAGACGTTATCGAGGATCTGCGATTTGGAGACCACGCGACGGGCATTGCTCATCAGGTAGCTGAGCAGATCGAATTCGGTAGCCGTCAGAGAGATGTCGCGGCCGGCGCGGGAGACATCGTGCGAATCCATGTTCAGCACCAGATCGCCCACCACCAGTTCAGCGGTATCCGCGGCTGCGGCACCTGAGCGTTCGACCAGGCGGTGCAATCGGATCAGCACCTCTTCGAGGCTGAATGGCTTGGCGACGTAGTCGTCGGCGCCGGCACCGAGGCCTTCGATGCGATCTTCTACCGCGTCCTTGGCGGTGAGGAAGAGGACGGGAATCTCGGGGAAGTGGGTGCGGACCTTGCGCAACACCTCGGGGCCGTCGAAGCCTGGCAGCATCCAGTCCAGAACCAGCACGTCGGGCGCGAGCGAACGCGCAGTGGCGACGGCTTCGGGTCCATCGTGGGCCATGGTGGCTTCCCAGCCGAGCATGCGGGTTCCCATGGCGACCAGTTCGGCCAGCGAAGGCTCATCGTCAACTACGAGGACCTTGATCGGGGTGCCATCGGGATGGGTGAGGCGGGGCAATTGCGAAGGTGAAAACCGAGATTCATTCATGTTTAACAGCGTCTCCTATTGCCTTGGGGTAAGAATATGATTTTGCTGTGCGCGAGCTATGACTGCAAGTCGATTTTATGCAGGATTTCTGCTGGCAGGTAGTGCTTAATTTGGTCAAGCCCTGCGATCGACGAATGATTGAAGTGTGGACAGCGTGTTGTGATGAATGGATATTCAGGGCACTGAATGGACTAGTCGGTATGCATGGTTTACTCGGAAAGCTTGAACATATTGAGTAGTTAAGCGCTTAGATCTCCTAGATATGCCTAAAGTGTCGTATATCACCTTTGAACGGTTTTGTCTCACTATATGGACATGCCCCTGGTTTGTTACTTGCAAGTTGACAATGTTACGAGGAAACTAGAGGTGTGAGTACGGCGCAGAACAGCAAAAAGCATCCCGGCGGGCAACCGCGGATTGCCAATGCACGTTGCAATCGAATGCTCGGCGTCAACACCGCGAAAACGGAATTATGAGTCACTCGTAATCGAGATTTTGCCGGTCGTTGACGGGAAACCCAACTGCTGGGCATGGACGAAGGCCATGAACAGCGCAAGCAAAACCCGAAGCACGAGCGCCAAGCCACTTGGCCTTCGCACTAAAAGAGGAAAACATCATGTCGGCTGGATCCGGATACGTCCACGTTTCAATTCGCAACGCGCAGAACCGCGCGGCTGCTGCACAGCGCCAGGCTGCTGGCAACTATGCACCAGCGGGCTATCGCCCACTGCGCGCAGTTTCCAACGTCCAGGAAACTCGTGAAGCTACGCATCAGCCGACCAACACCCCGGTGCAGCCTGCAAGCCAGGCCAGCGCGGATACCTCGGCCCGCGGATTCGTGCTGTATGTAGGCCTGGACGAAGCTGCAGCCCAGGCGCAGGGAACCTCGCTGGGCAAGCTGGCCACCCAGGTCCGCGCCTTCCTGGCAACCTTGTCGCCACAGGCCCAGACCCACGCGGCAGTCGCCTTGGCGCCAACCAGCGCCCAGGGTGAGCCAATTGACGTGGTCCGCCAGGCACTGGGCGACCCAACGGTTTCGCGCCGCCCACGCGCTGAAGCCCGCCCGAGCACCCCACGCCCATCCGGCGTGCTGATCGACCTGTCGCGCCGCGAAGTGTACCTGGACGGCGACACCCTGAACCTGACCTTCAAGGAATTCGAGCTGCTGAACTTCCTCGTGGAAAACGGCACCCGCACCGTAGGCCGCGAAGAACTGCTCGAAAACCTGTGGCGCAATGCCGAAGAGGTGCCTAACGAGCGCACCATCGACGTGCACATCCGCCGCCTGCGCTCCAAGCTGGGCCGCCTGGCCAACACCGTGCGCACCGTACGCGGCCAGGGCTACCGCTTCTACGAGCACCCGGAAGTTGTCGTTTGGGCAGCACCTGAATACTCGATCTAATCTGATCACCCAGCAGCGGCGGGCAAACCATATTCGGTTTGCCCGCCGCTGCTGTCTTAAGCTGGGAAGATGAACACCATGCATTCGCGCAAGCTCATCTTGATGCGCCACGCCAAGGCTGACTATCCGCTCGGCGTTGCCGATCATGATCGGCCGCTGGCCGCCCGCGGCCACCGCGAGGCGCCCTCGGCTGGCGCATGGCTGGTGGAGAACGACCTGATTCCGGACTACATCCTCTGCTCGGATGCCCTGCGGGCTCGCTCCACCTGCGCGTGGGTGCTGTCGGAGTTGGGGGAGAAGGGGCCTACGCCCTATGTGGATTCGCGGATCTATTCAGCGGGCGTCTCGCAATTGTGCTCCATTATCAATGAGGTCCCCGAAACGGTGAGCAACCTGCTGGTGATCGGGCACCAGCCGATCCTCCAGGAGCTGGCCCTGAGGCTCGCCTCGGTCGACTCCGACGAGGAAGCCGTTTACGAGCTGGCAATGAACTATCCGACCCTGGGAACAACGGTGTTGGAAACCAGCCACCCGTACTCGCACTTGGATGCTCGCGACGCTAAGGTGACGCATTTCCTCGCTCCGCGGCCCGCATGAGAGAACTCTCACCGAGTTTTTTCTTATGCACTAGTCAAACTACGTTATTTAGATGATCTGGGGTTATGAGAAGTAGATGAAAACCCTCTCATCGATCGCCCCGGAAGACCTCAGGGTTAGTTCATCTTCGGTTAACCATCCCTCGCTTCACTGAGAACTGTTGGCGCCACAGCCAACGCCGGAACACCACCAGGTGCCCCGGGTCTTGTGTGAAAGAGGAATGGGACCATGGCCGTCATCGCAGAATCACTTCCAGTTCAGAGCACCGCCGCGCGCAGCGAAGTGCAGGAGCATATCGACGCAGCTCGCGCCCGGGCCATCCGGGCCGCGTACACCACCCGTTTTGTCGCTGCCGAACTGCAGCGCAACCCGCAGGACTTCCAGATCGTGCGCCGGGCACAGGTGGTTCCGGCACCCGGCGACGTCGTGATCGCCACGGTCACCGAACTGGGCAAGCACAGCCGGCTTCAGTCACCGGTATCGCGCCGCCAGCTGATGTTCGTCGGCCAGGAAATCATGGTCGCCTACGGCCACCGCTATGCGCCGGACCAATTCCTCGCCCACGTGCCGGACGATCTGGGTCCTTGCCAGCTGGTGGCCGGGGGAGGCGTGGCCAGCGAAGTGATCGAACAGCACGCATCCATCGACAAGGCCACGCAGCTTGAGCCGGTGGGCCTGCTGACGCGCCACGGCAAGGTCGTCAACCTCTCGGACTTCGCGCCGCTGGATATCAACAACGAATCGCCGCAGGCCGCGCAGCTCGGACAGGTGCGCCCGCCGGTGATCGCGGTGCTGGGCACCTCGATGAATTCGGGCAAGTCCACCACCCTGGGCTGCCTGGTCAACGGGCTGGTCAACGGCGGGCTGAAGGTGGCCGCCGGGAAGGCCACCGGCACCGGAGCGGGCAACGACCCGAATCTGTTCACCGATGCCGGCGCGTTCAGCGTCTGCGACTTCACCGACTTCGGCTACCCGACCACCTACCGCTTGGACTACGAGACGGTGCGTTCGCTGCTGGTGGCGATGATCCGCGAACAGAGCGCCACCGGCGCCGACGCGGTGGTCATCGAGATCGCCGACGGACTGTTCCAGGGTGAAACCTCGCGGCTGCTGGCCGATCCGATCTTCGCCGAGCACGTCGACCGCGTGCTCTTCAGCGCCCAGGATGCGCTCGGCGCGCAGGCCGGCGAGCGCATCCTGCTGGAGGCCGGGCTGGATCTCGCGGCCGTCAGCGGCGTGGTGACTGCTTCGCCGCTGGCCGCGCAGGAAGCCCAAAGCCAGCTGTCCACCCCGGTGATCGGCACCTTCGATCTGTGCCAAGCAGAGGTGGCCGCCAGCCTGCTGCCGGCCAAGTAGCGATGCCCTTGGCACACGCAGAACGGCTTCCCCCGCTGTATGCGCCGGGACGCAGGATGCTGCTGGCGGGCCTGCTGGGCCTGGGCATTCTCGCCGGGCTGTTCTCGATCGCGGCCAGCTGGCTGATCGGGCAGCTGGCCGCCGGGTTCACGATGGCGGCGCTGTGCTCGGTGATCGGGCTGGTTCTCGGGTTTTTTGCCGCCAAGTACCTCGAACGGGTGCTGGCCGAGAAGCTGGGGCAGCACTATGTGGCGCAGCTGCGCCGCGGGCTGATCGCCCATGCGCTGCGCAGCGTGCGCGGCCCGTCGGCCGGGATCACCATCGCCCGCTCCACCAACGACCTATCCTCCATTCGAAACTGGATCGTGCAGGGCATGGTGCCCTTGGTGGCGGGCATTCCGCTGCTGCTGGTCAGCGGCATCGGACTGTGGCTGCTGCATCCCTTGCTGGCGGCGAGCCTGGGGGCGACCCTGGTGATCGAAGCGGCACTCCTGCTGGGGCTCGCGGGCGGGACGTTCGCCAGCGCCAGGAGCCTGCGGCGGCAACGCGGATACCTGGCCGCCCGGATCTCCGACACCGTAGCGGCGCGGACCGCGATCACTTCCGGGGGCGGGGTTGACCGCGAAGTAGCGCGGGTGCAGGCGAGCGCGCAGAAGGTCATGGATGCTTCGGTGCAGCGCGCCCGCTATGCCGGTGCCCTGCGCGCTTCGGCCTTGGCGGTGCCATTGCTGGGGACCGCGCTGGCGGTCGGGGCATGTTCGGTGGCGGGGTTGCCCCATACCGCGGTCGCGACGGCACTGACCCTGATGGGGATCTGCGCCGGGAGCCTGGGCGAATGGGGCAAGGCGGTGGAGTACCGGCAGAACTACAAGGCCGGACGCCAGATTCTCGCGCCGCTGCTGGCCCAGGAACAGCAGTGGTCAGGTGCCCAGCAGGCGCCGGCCAGCACCAGGAATGCCAAGGAGCTGATGGGCCAGGGCTCGGCGGTGCGGATCCATCCGCAGCTTGATGGCGCAGAGGCCTTCCCGGTGCTGCGCGCCCAACCCGGCGAACGCATCCAGTTGCTCGGCGCGCCCGCTGCTTGCTCGGCCTTGCTGGCGGCCATTGCCACCGGAAGCTTCGCCCAGAGCGGCCAAGGGCAGGCGGGCGTGTGGATCGCCGAAGGGCGCAGTGAGGATTTGCCGTCCACCGAACGGCGCAAGCTGGTGGGCGCGGCGCTGGAATCCATGGTGCCCGAGCGAGGAACCTTGGGCCGTGCACTGCGCTACCGCCACCCCGGTTCCGCCATGGGCAAGGCGCTGGAATTGGCGCAGCGCTGCGGGCTGGATCTGCAGTCGCTGCCCGAGGCGGAGCAGAGCAGGCTGCGTCGCGGCGGCGAACCGCTGGACCGCGGCCAGCAGGCGGCCTTGCTGGTGGCCCGCGCCTTGCTGCGCGAACCACCGGTGCTGGTGCTCGATGAACTGCTCACCCGGTTGCCGGCCGACGGATACGCCTATGTTCTCGGGCGGTTGAACGGCTATCGGGGCGTGGTGGTCTACTCCGGGCAGCTGCCGGGGCTGCAGGCGACTAGCCAGTGGCGGGCGGCCGGGTTGCCAGCAGGCCGTCAACGGTGAGCATGACGGCGTTGATGACCTGATCGCGCGCCAGATCCTCGCGCCAGGTGGCCCGCATCCGCGCGGTGAACAGGGCCGCGCCGAAAATGGTGGTGGCCACCGGCAGCTTGTCGGCCTCATCGAGGTGGGCCAGGCGTTCGAGCACCTGCAGGAGCAGATCGGTCACCCGGCTGTGCAGCGTCGTGGTCGTGGCGAGATCGGCATGCAGCTGCTCTTGCATCCACAGCTGGACAAAGGCCGGGTAGCTGGCCACGAAATCCATGGCGAATTCCACCATATGCTTCAGCGCCGCATAGGGGTCGGGCCCGGCGGCCACGCGCGAGAGCTCGTCCATCAGCTTGTTCGCGCCAAAGTCGAGGATCTGGCTGATCAGCTGAT harbors:
- a CDS encoding tyrosine-type recombinase/integrase, which produces MATIQKRPLKHGYSYRVVWREPDGTLQQRTYRNDEEKAKDLKRFLDANNNSMNIAQQAKLRSLSTAPTVRELVEHHIENLGGEVEPGTVQTYRGMLRIYFTGTGIGETPIDVLTTSQVRTWFDELDRSPKTKKNVHALLSAAIRTELRQDKPRIKANVAEGVRSPKSVKKTRDPVFLEKHEIQALIDAMPDEVYRRMVDLKVYTGMRFGEITALRPSHITERRGRMIISVREAWKRHAGKEVGQPLGAPKTNKGTRNITLSKSAAERFKPWLDSIEEDNLIFTVPSTGTQITSSYFSRIIWAPAVDPLVEAERGKRPVLHARPTPHDLRHTHASMLIEAGNEFMLIQERLGHESITTTIGTYGHLRNDADARAADSLE
- the tadA gene encoding tRNA adenosine(34) deaminase TadA, producing the protein MLHEYDAWMDLALDEARAALATDDVPIGAVIISPEGQVLATGRNEREAVKDPTAHAEVVAIRNAVRALEERGEDDGWRLADCTLVVTLEPCAMCAGAIVLSRIPKLVFGAWDEKAGACGSVFDIVREPRLNHWVEVYSRVKERECADLLREFFRGKRG
- the upp gene encoding uracil phosphoribosyltransferase, giving the protein MRVQVVDHPLVAHKVSVLRDKNTPSSIFRQLTDELVTLLAYEATREVTTESVQVETPVATTIGTAIAKPTPLVVPILRAGLGMLEGMTRLVPTAEVGFLGMARNEETLDIITYADRVPNDLTGRQVFVLDPMLATGGTLAEAIKFIFDRGAESVTCICLIAAPEGVARLEEIHGDDDRVHVVLASLDEKLNEKSYIIPGLGDAGDRLYGVTPPIA
- a CDS encoding sensor histidine kinase yields the protein MSFFSPSTKVSSPHSLQRKLLLILLTSLTAVSVLLGVLYNAGMRQTLMDQLNSQLRLTTERALNYSQGAPAVNSRLDAPGQAAGTLTARFVDKYVFNGGVLDERTGELQQLSQEDAIPMVDLELSDLHPDKDNFHPVRAHLTVGDYYLVAVKDSGSNGILIVGLPLHSTDLALRGMAWLTLFIALILIAGAGLAGSWLISRSLASLKRVASVAASVAAEDLDSGKVALTQRVPSEDAVPGTEVGNVGNALNAMISNVSTALTAREKSQAQMRQFVADASHELRTPLSSIRGYTELLSATEHFSPDGQRSVDRVLQQSSRMGSLVENLLLLARLDEENSFKRSNLDLGMLTADITEDFKLTARDHQWDFECLAEQTTVFGDSASLRRVITNLLANARKHTSAGNTVTVTVDQDDETDEAVLEVHDTGEGIAPEFLPKVFERFTRADKARSGSDGTTGLGLPIAKSIVEAHGGTISVTSEPGNTVFEVRLPLAGEEPQPDMPKAAV
- a CDS encoding response regulator transcription factor translates to MNESRFSPSQLPRLTHPDGTPIKVLVVDDEPSLAELVAMGTRMLGWEATMAHDGPEAVATARSLAPDVLVLDWMLPGFDGPEVLRKVRTHFPEIPVLFLTAKDAVEDRIEGLGAGADDYVAKPFSLEEVLIRLHRLVERSGAAAADTAELVVGDLVLNMDSHDVSRAGRDISLTATEFDLLSYLMSNARRVVSKSQILDNVWHYDFDGQANIVELYISYLRKKIDVDAEPMIHTVRGVGYVLKPAA
- a CDS encoding winged helix-turn-helix domain-containing protein yields the protein MSAGSGYVHVSIRNAQNRAAAAQRQAAGNYAPAGYRPLRAVSNVQETREATHQPTNTPVQPASQASADTSARGFVLYVGLDEAAAQAQGTSLGKLATQVRAFLATLSPQAQTHAAVALAPTSAQGEPIDVVRQALGDPTVSRRPRAEARPSTPRPSGVLIDLSRREVYLDGDTLNLTFKEFELLNFLVENGTRTVGREELLENLWRNAEEVPNERTIDVHIRRLRSKLGRLANTVRTVRGQGYRFYEHPEVVVWAAPEYSI
- a CDS encoding SixA phosphatase family protein yields the protein MNTMHSRKLILMRHAKADYPLGVADHDRPLAARGHREAPSAGAWLVENDLIPDYILCSDALRARSTCAWVLSELGEKGPTPYVDSRIYSAGVSQLCSIINEVPETVSNLLVIGHQPILQELALRLASVDSDEEAVYELAMNYPTLGTTVLETSHPYSHLDARDAKVTHFLAPRPA
- a CDS encoding DUF1611 domain-containing protein, whose product is MAVIAESLPVQSTAARSEVQEHIDAARARAIRAAYTTRFVAAELQRNPQDFQIVRRAQVVPAPGDVVIATVTELGKHSRLQSPVSRRQLMFVGQEIMVAYGHRYAPDQFLAHVPDDLGPCQLVAGGGVASEVIEQHASIDKATQLEPVGLLTRHGKVVNLSDFAPLDINNESPQAAQLGQVRPPVIAVLGTSMNSGKSTTLGCLVNGLVNGGLKVAAGKATGTGAGNDPNLFTDAGAFSVCDFTDFGYPTTYRLDYETVRSLLVAMIREQSATGADAVVIEIADGLFQGETSRLLADPIFAEHVDRVLFSAQDALGAQAGERILLEAGLDLAAVSGVVTASPLAAQEAQSQLSTPVIGTFDLCQAEVAASLLPAK
- a CDS encoding ABC transporter ATP-binding protein; translated protein: MAHAERLPPLYAPGRRMLLAGLLGLGILAGLFSIAASWLIGQLAAGFTMAALCSVIGLVLGFFAAKYLERVLAEKLGQHYVAQLRRGLIAHALRSVRGPSAGITIARSTNDLSSIRNWIVQGMVPLVAGIPLLLVSGIGLWLLHPLLAASLGATLVIEAALLLGLAGGTFASARSLRRQRGYLAARISDTVAARTAITSGGGVDREVARVQASAQKVMDASVQRARYAGALRASALAVPLLGTALAVGACSVAGLPHTAVATALTLMGICAGSLGEWGKAVEYRQNYKAGRQILAPLLAQEQQWSGAQQAPASTRNAKELMGQGSAVRIHPQLDGAEAFPVLRAQPGERIQLLGAPAACSALLAAIATGSFAQSGQGQAGVWIAEGRSEDLPSTERRKLVGAALESMVPERGTLGRALRYRHPGSAMGKALELAQRCGLDLQSLPEAEQSRLRRGGEPLDRGQQAALLVARALLREPPVLVLDELLTRLPADGYAYVLGRLNGYRGVVVYSGQLPGLQATSQWRAAGLPAGRQR
- a CDS encoding TetR/AcrR family transcriptional regulator, with product MTTPASQRQRVRATDSKERLFEAAMTLLGNRAPEAVSVDQIAAAAGVSKGTVYYNYGSKDQLISQILDFGANKLMDELSRVAAGPDPYAALKHMVEFAMDFVASYPAFVQLWMQEQLHADLATTTTLHSRVTDLLLQVLERLAHLDEADKLPVATTIFGAALFTARMRATWREDLARDQVINAVMLTVDGLLATRPPATG